A window of Gemmatimonadota bacterium contains these coding sequences:
- a CDS encoding glycosyltransferase family 4 protein translates to MNIFADLRRRRGESSRILCATLSIVKQFRRHGDVLSIGDGDLRGIPRGLAAAATFSPSKPRWVARYHLGAVPFALRSRAASAALAARGADAELVLQFGATFSAPSDRPYFLYCDSNIRVAERGRSTGVSWAAALSPAEVEAVSVREASVYRGARAIFTISEHLRQSFIGDFAIPADRVHAVLARPNFDQTHIQPRTTAPSSPPTILFVGAHFERKGGDLLLRAFARVRERIRDARLILIGPRDTSHGGPGVTNLGFLRKDVASEHAAILKAYQEAHVFCLPTRFEPFGIAYVEAAFMVFRVSARTRGRSLELILHGQRAIGDSEDEDRLTTRMLRLLPGSGARGADGPAGRAHAAATFSWERTVDRMRAVGLAALTYVPSG, encoded by the coding sequence CGACGTGCTATCGATCGGGGACGGCGATCTTCGTGGAATCCCGCGAGGACTCGCCGCAGCTGCGACATTCTCCCCTTCGAAGCCACGATGGGTGGCGAGATACCACCTGGGCGCGGTACCGTTCGCCTTGCGAAGCCGTGCAGCTAGCGCAGCCCTCGCCGCGCGCGGCGCGGACGCCGAACTCGTGCTGCAGTTCGGTGCAACGTTCTCGGCTCCGTCCGACAGGCCGTACTTCCTGTACTGTGACTCGAACATCCGCGTCGCGGAGCGGGGGCGAAGCACTGGTGTCTCGTGGGCTGCTGCTCTTTCGCCGGCCGAGGTCGAGGCGGTCTCCGTCCGCGAGGCGTCGGTATACCGGGGCGCGCGCGCGATCTTCACGATCAGTGAGCATCTGCGACAGTCCTTCATTGGCGACTTCGCGATCCCAGCGGACAGGGTCCATGCGGTACTCGCAAGGCCGAATTTCGACCAGACACACATTCAGCCGCGGACGACCGCACCATCAAGTCCGCCGACGATCCTGTTCGTCGGAGCGCATTTCGAGCGAAAGGGTGGCGATCTGCTTCTTCGCGCGTTCGCGCGCGTCCGGGAACGGATTCGCGACGCCCGACTGATCCTCATCGGCCCGCGGGACACCTCGCACGGCGGACCCGGCGTCACGAACCTCGGCTTTCTCCGGAAGGACGTTGCGAGCGAGCACGCGGCGATTCTCAAGGCATATCAGGAAGCCCACGTCTTCTGTCTCCCGACCCGGTTCGAGCCCTTCGGAATCGCGTATGTCGAGGCTGCCTTCATGGTCTTCCGTGTATCGGCCCGAACGCGTGGGCGATCCCTGGAACTGATCCTGCACGGTCAACGGGCTATCGGCGACTCAGAGGACGAGGACAGGTTGACCACCCGCATGTTGCGCCTACTTCCAGGATCCGGAGCTCGCGGCGCGGATGGGCCTGCCGGTCGCGCGCACGCGGCCGCGACGTTCAGTTGGGAGCGCACGGTGGATCGGATGCGCGCCGTCGGCCTCGCAGCGCTGACGTACGTCCCCTCAGGCTGA
- a CDS encoding MBOAT family protein — MALYWRLAHRGRNVLLLGASYLFYGWWDWRFLGLILVSTVVDYVCALAIAGSDVPRRRKSLLAFSLTLNLLFLGFFKYFNFFIDTLHPALAALGLDVPEVALRILLPPGISFYTFQAVAYIVDVYFGRIQPARSMVDYALFISLFPHLIAGPIQRPSHLLPQVQLPRRFDPATVFRRTDAHRLGLFRKCVVANNCALVANAAFNGTLGPPGLATVALGTYAFAWQIYGDFSGYSDIARGSAELMGFHVMVNFQPPYFSRSLQDFWRRWHISLSTWLRDYVYIPLGGNRHGEVATNRNLVATMLIGGLWHGANWTFVLWGAIHGFGLAIERQGRRLLGLDREEPERTMSHGARAWAQRIAIFHVVCIAWIFFRAQHVSDAFAMIASIRSLDWRPVYLTAATFLAIFIVPMVMIDLHMASRRDEYLLASASHRTRIVAALGLLGLMILFSASDASAFIYFQF, encoded by the coding sequence GTGGCGCTCTACTGGCGCCTCGCCCACCGAGGCCGGAACGTCCTCCTCCTCGGTGCGAGCTATCTGTTCTACGGCTGGTGGGACTGGCGCTTCCTTGGCCTGATCCTCGTCTCCACCGTTGTTGACTACGTCTGCGCACTCGCGATCGCCGGATCGGACGTCCCGCGCCGCCGCAAGTCGCTGCTCGCGTTCTCCCTCACCTTGAACCTCCTGTTCCTCGGGTTCTTCAAGTATTTCAATTTCTTCATCGACACACTGCACCCTGCGCTCGCGGCGCTCGGCCTGGACGTGCCGGAGGTCGCGCTTCGCATCCTGCTCCCACCCGGCATCTCCTTCTACACGTTCCAGGCCGTCGCGTACATCGTGGACGTGTACTTCGGGCGCATCCAGCCAGCACGGTCGATGGTGGACTATGCGCTGTTCATCTCGCTCTTCCCGCACCTCATCGCCGGACCGATCCAGCGTCCGTCCCACCTTCTCCCTCAGGTTCAGCTACCTCGCCGTTTCGATCCGGCGACGGTGTTCCGACGGACTGATGCTCATCGTCTCGGGCTGTTCCGGAAGTGCGTGGTCGCGAATAACTGCGCCCTGGTCGCCAATGCCGCGTTCAACGGCACGCTTGGTCCCCCGGGACTGGCGACGGTAGCCCTCGGAACGTACGCCTTCGCCTGGCAGATCTACGGGGATTTCAGCGGATACAGCGACATCGCCAGAGGGTCGGCGGAGCTGATGGGATTCCACGTCATGGTGAACTTCCAGCCACCGTACTTCTCGCGGAGTCTTCAGGATTTCTGGCGGCGCTGGCACATCAGCCTGAGCACGTGGCTGCGAGACTACGTCTATATCCCTTTGGGCGGGAACAGGCACGGGGAGGTCGCCACCAATCGCAACCTCGTTGCGACCATGCTGATCGGCGGGCTCTGGCACGGCGCCAACTGGACCTTCGTGCTGTGGGGCGCGATCCACGGATTCGGACTCGCCATCGAGCGCCAGGGCAGGAGGTTGCTCGGGCTCGATCGCGAGGAACCGGAGCGGACGATGAGCCACGGCGCACGCGCATGGGCGCAGCGGATCGCCATCTTCCACGTGGTCTGCATCGCGTGGATATTCTTCCGCGCACAGCACGTCTCCGATGCCTTCGCGATGATCGCGAGCATCCGGTCGCTCGATTGGCGCCCGGTCTACCTCACTGCGGCGACCTTCCTGGCGATCTTCATCGTCCCAATGGTCATGATCGACCTGCACATGGCGTCCCGGCGTGACGAGTACTTGCTCGCATCGGCGAGCCATCGCACGCGGATCGTCGCCGCGCTCGGGCTGCTCGGACTCATGATCCTCTTCTCGGCGAGTGATGCCAGTGCCTTCATCTACTTCCAGTTCTAG
- a CDS encoding glycosyltransferase — MRGGDGDPAEELIILAIGSLVVRKGHAVLIDALARLEGERSVPPWRLLIAGEGVERSSLTAQAEKLGLSDRVHLLGHRLDGANLRAAADVFRHAVALGRHATAVLEAMFARRAIVASASSGISRRLSRGRCLARDSRKRGGTRRGPEATAE; from the coding sequence ATGCGCGGCGGAGATGGGGATCCCGCCGAGGAGCTGATCATCCTCGCGATCGGCAGCCTCGTCGTCCGGAAGGGACACGCGGTGCTCATCGACGCGCTCGCGCGACTAGAAGGCGAACGATCGGTGCCGCCGTGGCGGTTGCTGATCGCCGGGGAGGGCGTGGAGCGGAGCAGCCTCACGGCGCAGGCGGAGAAGCTGGGGCTCTCCGATCGCGTGCATCTGCTCGGTCACCGCCTGGACGGCGCGAATCTGCGGGCTGCCGCGGATGTCTTCCGCCATGCCGTCGCTCTGGGAAGGCATGCCACTGCGGTGCTCGAGGCGATGTTCGCGAGGCGAGCCATCGTCGCATCGGCATCGTCGGGAATCTCGAGACGCCTCTCACGAGGTCGATGCCTTGCTCGTGACTCCCGGAAGCGTGGAGGAACTCGCAGGGGCCCTGAGGCGACCGCTGAGTGA
- a CDS encoding polysaccharide deacetylase family protein, whose product MTSRADQYVVLCYHDVEPRTRAAGGGPTRFSTPTAMFERMLDTILEQGYRGCSLAEARVRPGTRRVAITFDDANRGQYEQAVPALRARDMSATIYVCTEWIGRPGFMSWDDLRAARDAGMSIQSHTRSHPFLSELGEQALRQELTESKARLDRELGKETHEIAFPGGDAPQRRLRSLIWDCGYTTAVGTRWGLNADDADPRLFVRRCTVRGNISVADAKRFINADPLLGVSNRARESVLRNLRSFMGASRYERVRRRFLNLVDRS is encoded by the coding sequence ATGACGTCCCGCGCCGACCAGTACGTCGTGCTGTGCTATCACGACGTCGAGCCGCGGACGCGAGCGGCGGGGGGAGGACCGACGCGCTTCTCGACCCCGACGGCGATGTTCGAGCGGATGCTCGACACGATCCTCGAGCAGGGCTACCGTGGCTGCTCGCTCGCCGAGGCGCGAGTGCGACCCGGAACGCGACGCGTCGCGATCACGTTCGACGACGCCAACCGCGGGCAGTATGAGCAGGCCGTGCCGGCGCTGCGCGCTCGCGACATGTCGGCGACGATATACGTGTGCACCGAGTGGATCGGTCGTCCGGGGTTCATGAGCTGGGACGATCTGCGAGCGGCGCGCGATGCTGGCATGTCGATCCAGTCGCACACGCGCTCGCATCCCTTCTTGTCCGAACTTGGCGAGCAAGCCCTGCGGCAGGAGTTGACGGAATCGAAGGCGCGGCTCGACCGCGAGCTCGGGAAGGAGACGCACGAGATCGCCTTCCCGGGCGGGGACGCGCCTCAGCGGCGACTACGGTCGCTGATCTGGGACTGCGGGTACACGACGGCGGTCGGCACGCGTTGGGGACTGAACGCGGACGACGCCGATCCGCGCCTGTTCGTGCGACGGTGCACAGTGCGAGGGAACATCAGCGTCGCGGACGCGAAGCGGTTCATCAACGCCGACCCGTTGCTGGGAGTCTCGAATCGCGCACGCGAGTCGGTACTGCGGAACCTGCGGAGCTTCATGGGCGCCAGCCGCTACGAGCGGGTTCGCCGTCGATTCCTCAATCTGGTGGACCGGTCATGA
- a CDS encoding glycosyltransferase — protein MSPNRPRVLFVAPVEPWCRENGASVITADLLHGLARVGGADVLPIFLRRPPTGYRSDAPAGLEGTQLGLEGVPKWVSIAKALATGSTPMRLRFDNARVAALVEQTTRARGFRPTVVHVEHLPLVDIGIALARAFRAPLVYRSHNHEALLLERRLAMKGPLARVLVGFMARAEARAAEACDLTLCISQGDLDWIHRHAGAARAELFPCSLLLDRYDALSSHPRASTPTIGFAGGLDWAPNLVGLRWFVQECLPLVLAGRPDARLVVLARGAAEQPWLVGHPAIDILPDGGDARELFATSWVTLAPLLQGGGVRIKIPESLALGCPVVATTIGAEGHDLPALDRADEPTSFADACVRRLAAPPDASARAALRRAVDARHGATVLGERLVARWSELAHAGSGGVA, from the coding sequence ATGAGTCCCAATCGTCCCCGCGTCCTCTTCGTGGCGCCGGTCGAACCCTGGTGCCGCGAGAACGGCGCCAGTGTGATCACCGCCGATCTCCTGCATGGCCTCGCGCGCGTCGGCGGGGCGGACGTCCTGCCGATCTTCCTGCGGCGTCCGCCGACCGGCTACCGCTCGGACGCACCGGCGGGTCTGGAGGGAACCCAGCTCGGGCTCGAAGGCGTGCCGAAATGGGTGTCCATCGCCAAGGCACTGGCCACGGGGTCGACACCCATGCGGCTGCGGTTCGACAACGCACGAGTCGCCGCACTCGTGGAGCAGACGACTCGTGCTCGCGGCTTCCGCCCGACCGTCGTGCATGTGGAGCATCTTCCGCTCGTTGACATCGGGATCGCCCTCGCGCGCGCATTCCGTGCCCCTCTGGTCTATCGGTCGCACAATCACGAGGCGTTGCTGCTCGAGCGGAGGCTCGCGATGAAGGGACCGTTGGCCCGCGTACTCGTGGGCTTCATGGCGCGAGCGGAGGCGAGGGCGGCGGAGGCGTGCGATCTCACGCTATGCATCTCGCAGGGCGATCTGGACTGGATCCATCGGCACGCAGGAGCGGCGCGGGCCGAGCTGTTCCCGTGCTCCTTGCTCCTCGACCGTTATGATGCGCTCTCGTCGCATCCGCGCGCCTCGACTCCAACAATCGGCTTCGCGGGAGGACTGGACTGGGCGCCGAACCTCGTGGGACTGCGCTGGTTCGTGCAGGAGTGCCTGCCGCTCGTGCTCGCTGGGAGACCGGACGCGCGGCTTGTCGTGCTCGCGCGCGGTGCGGCGGAGCAGCCGTGGCTCGTCGGACACCCGGCGATCGATATCCTCCCGGATGGAGGTGACGCCCGCGAACTCTTCGCGACGAGCTGGGTGACGCTCGCACCGCTGCTGCAGGGCGGCGGGGTGCGGATCAAGATCCCGGAAAGTCTCGCGCTCGGCTGCCCGGTCGTCGCGACCACCATCGGCGCCGAAGGGCACGATCTCCCGGCGCTCGATCGCGCGGACGAGCCCACGTCGTTCGCGGACGCGTGTGTTCGCCGACTCGCCGCACCGCCCGACGCGAGCGCCCGAGCCGCCCTGCGGCGTGCAGTGGACGCTCGGCATGGAGCGACGGTGCTCGGCGAACGACTGGTCGCCCGCTGGTCCGAGCTGGCGCACGCGGGATCCGGGGGTGTCGCATGA